In one Juglans regia cultivar Chandler chromosome 11, Walnut 2.0, whole genome shotgun sequence genomic region, the following are encoded:
- the LOC109007712 gene encoding 3-hydroxy-3-methylglutaryl-coenzyme A reductase 1: MDICRRPPRPPPRGTTDHDRSSSSVDHRSPSPTLRASDALPLPLYLTNAVFFTLFFSVAYYLLHRWRDKIRNSTPLHVVTLSEIAAIVSLIASFIYLLGFFGIDFVQSFISRASHDAWDLDDPQHHRNFLIDDDPRRRPRIAVPPTPPTPPKLANPEPIISTLSSEEDEEIVKLVVDGTIPSYSLESKLGDCKRAASIRREALQRMTGRSLQGLPLEGLDYESILGQCCEMPVGYVQIPVGIAGPLLLDGFEHSVPMATTEGCLVASTNRGCKAIYASGGATSILLRDAMTRAPVVRFASAKRASELKFFLEDPNNFETLGVVFNRSSRFARLQGIHCSMAGKNLYMRFSCSTGDAMGMNMVSKGVQNVLDFLQDDFPDMDVIGISGNFCSDKKPAAVNWIEGRGKSVVCEAIIKEEVVKKVLKTNVAALVELNMLKNLAGSAVAGALGGYNAHASNIVSAIFIATGQDPAQNVESSNCITMLEPVNDGKDLHISVSMPSIEVGTIGGGTQLASQSACLNLIGVKGANKESPGSNSRLLATIVAGAVLAGELSLLSAIASGQLVKSHMKYNRSSKDVTKVAS, encoded by the exons ATGGACATTTGCCGACGGCCACCAAGGCCGCCTCCACGGGGAACCACCGATCACGATAGGTCATCTTCTTCCGTTGATCATCGATCTCCCTCCCCGACACTTAGAGCATCGGACGCGCTCCCGCTGCCACTTTACCTGACCAACGCGGTATTCTTCACGCTGTTCTTCTCGGTGGCGTACTACCTTCTCCACCGGTGGCGAGACAAGATCCGTAACTCGACGCCCCTCCACGTGGTCACGCTCTCCGAGATCGCCGCCATTGTATCTCTCATTGCCTCATTCATCTACCTCCTCGGCTTCTTCGGCATTGACTTCGTACAGTCCTTCATCTCACGCGCCTCCCACGACGCGTGGGACCTGGACGACCCCCAACACCATCGGAACTTCCTCATCGACGATGATCCCCGCCGTAGACCTCGCATTGCTGTCCCTCCAACGCCACCTACACCACCCAAATTGGCCAATCCCGAGCCGATAATTTCGACTCTGTCCTCCGAAGAGGACGAGGAGATTGTAAAATTGGTTGTGGACGGTACGATCCCGTCGTACTCACTGGAATCGAAACTCGGGGACTGTAAGAGAGCGGCTTCAATCCGGCGCGAGGCGCTGCAGAGAATGACTGGAAGGTCGCTGCAGGGTTTGCCTTTGGAAGGCTTGGACTACGAGTCGATTCTGGGGCAATGCTGCGAAATGCCAGTGGGATACGTGCAGATTCCGGTGGGTATAGCAGGCCCGCTGCTTCTCGACGGGTTCGAGCACTCGGTTCCCATGGCCACCACCGAGGGGTGCCTTGTGGCGAGCACCAACCGAGGGTGTAAGGCCATTTACGCCTCTGGTGGAGCAACTAGCATCCTGCTGAGGGACGCAATGACTAGAGCCCCTGTGGTGAGGTTTGCCTCGGCCAAAAGGGCTTCGGAATTGAAGTTCTTCTTGGAGGATCCCAACAATTTCGAGACACTAGGCGTTGTTTTCAACAG ATCTAGTAGATTCGCAAGGCTCCAAGGTATTCACTGCTCCATGGCTGGAAAGAATCTCTATATGAGATTCAGCTGCAGCACAGGCGATGCAATGGGCATGAACATGGTGTCTAAAGGGGTTCAGAACGTCCTCGATTTCCTTCAAGATGATTTCCCTGACATGGATGTTATTGGCATCTCGG GAAATTTTTGTTCGGACAAGAAACCCGCCGCTGTAAATTGGATTGAAGGTCGTGGAAAATCTGTTGTTTGTGAGGCAATAATCAAGGAGGAGGTGGTGAAGAAGGTGTTGAAGACCAATGTAGCTGCCCTTGTAGAGCTTAACATGCTCAAAAACCTCGCTGGTTCTGCAGTTGCTGGTGCACTTGGTGGATATAATGCCCATGCCAGCAACATCGTTTCTGCAATCTTTATTGCCACAGGCCAAGATCCAGCACAAAATGTTGAGAGTTCTAACTGCATCACCATGTTGGAACCTGTCAATGACGGGAAGGATCTTCACATCTCTGTGTCTATGCCTTCTATTGAG GTTGGTACTATTGGAGGTGGAACTCAGCTTGCATCTCAGTCTGCTTGCTTGAATTTGATCGGTGTGAAGGGTGCAAACAAAGAGTCACCAGGATCAAACTCTAGGCTTCTGGCCACCATTGTAGCTGGTGCAGTTTTGGCTGGGGAGCTCTCTCTGCTGTCTGCCATTGCATCTGGGCAGCTTGTCAAGAGTCACATGAAATACAACAGATCCAGCAAAGATGTGACCAAAGTTGcatcttga
- the LOC109007713 gene encoding uncharacterized protein LOC109007713: MRSSWGRALGNVRSFLGNSMGGLRGGTNLASWAVAGTLAYYLWVKPARDLQREQEEKAALAALDDPYRYVEKRKPIPDPQETGLIYGNKNKGTRKQEE, translated from the exons ATGAGGAGTAGTTGGGGAAGAGCTTTGGGAAATGTGAGGTCCTTTCTAGGCAATTCTATGGGAGGTCTTAGAGGAGGAACCAACCTCGCTTCGTGGGCCGTGGCTGGAACCCTAGCTTACTACCTTTGGGTCAAGCCAGCCCGAGACCTCCAGCGTGAACAAGAG GAAAAGGCAGCGCTTGCTGCTTTGGATGATCCTTATCGCTATGTTGAGAAACGAAAACCAATTCCCGACCCACAG GAAACTGGTTTGATATACGGTAACAAGAATAAAGGAACTCGTAAACAGGAGGAATAA